The region AAGTTTTTATTTCACTTCAAGTTTGAATTCTAACAAAAATAGCCCGTGTCCTATTACGCTAGTAACCTATTGATAAGTCTCGTTCCATTCAGTGTTGTCCAAATTTTTAAATTCAATTTTCTTATTTACAGCGAAATTTATGTAACAATGGATATTACTAATTAACATATAAACTATATTAGAAAAATGTCAATAGAGAAATTGTGTGATTTCTCAATGGTCAGTTTTATGATACTTCCATTTTAAAATGCTCGCACTGGCGCGCGCGCACACTCTATTCATATATTTGAAATTTAGAGTTAAGAGAACTAGTTTTGTAACTGGGTGGCAAAGTTAAATCTCTAGTTTTGTAACTGGGTGGCAAAGTTAAATCCATGAATAATGCTCCCTCTGTCTTTTTTTATTTGTCATTTTGACTTATACACACGTTTGAACGTCCTTTGACCTGTTAGTTTAAAATATCATTTGTAAAATTTTCTTTTATAAATAAAAGTAGACaacttatattttatttacaaaaaaaattaaaattatatttttaactAACCGGTCAAAACACATTGAATGTGTGCAACAGTCAAAACCACAAATCAAACAAACAGAGGGAATTATTGTTATCATGCACAAACAAATTACAATACCGATTAAATTCACCGGAACCAAGCTAGGCCTTTCAGTAGATTAGGAAAAGAGTGTTGGTTTGGAAATTCGGGGATAACATGGTTCTATATGGTAACTAGTGCTGATAGATTGGTCTCCGGGGGCGATGTCTTGGTGAAGACGGCACAGAAGTACCAGAAAGTGAAATCTGATAGCATCTGGAGTTGTTATCAGAACATTCTTCTGATCTATCATTGTTGGGTTCAAGGATTCTCCATGGGGATAGTAAACTTAATCCATCTCTCATAATGCTATCTTTAAGACCAGTCCAACTTGATGATTCTTGTTTATCCTCTAAAAATGACTGATCTATTGACTGCAATTGGTTACGAAGGGTTTGATTGTACTCGAGCGCACGGTCATACTCAAGGTTAAATCCTTCAGACTGTTTTTTAAGGTCTGATACGACAGCTTCTCTGGCCTCAGCCTCACTAGATTTTCTCAGATATTCAGACTCCAGCTTCTCAAGCCCTGCTCTCAGTTTACCGATCTCGCTCTCTAACTCACGGGCTTGTACTGCAATGATATGTTTCCAGTCCTCGAGTTGCTTTTCTTCAACCTTCGAGATCTTATTAAGTGAAGTCCTTGCTCTCATTAGATGATGAAATTTGTATATCAACATTGAAAGAAAAAGCAAGATGCCTGTAAAATTGAACTAAATAATATTAGCCATGAATTTCAAGTTTGAAAAGATTCATAGGTGACTTACGTAACTTGAATAGGTTCTAACTAATAAAAAAATGGATAGGTAATTCTGTAAAAGAGTACGCATAAAATTCCCCCCTTGGTATTGATGCAACATTCTATACTACAATTTAGCACGATATGACACCAAGATAGCACAATTCAGTGAGATGCCTAAGATACAAGCTCCTTCGAGCATTTAACCCGTAGCAGTCTAGCAGGTCTACAAGCAGATCATCTTCGACCATCAATAAGAGATACTCATAACATATGCTTCCTTTTATTTATGCTAAGCACGGAAATGAAAAAAATATCACATTTTCGGCAATAATCATTTATAATGATCAGCAGTAGTTGTTTACATTTACCAGATATTTCTAGTTAATCATCTTGTGTGACATGTGTTCGTAGATAAAAATGATGATTCCAACTTTAATTTTCAAAAGTATTTACTTCAACATCCTAAATTGCTCCTTGTAATATAAATGATAAAATGAAGATGATCAAAATCTTAGCATACTCAAGAACtcaataaataaaatgattactTAAATGATAGGACCAGTTTGGCTGTGCAGGAATTGTATACTTGGAATGAACAAGCACCAAAAATCACATGATTGATAAACAATTATTCCAGGAGCTCTAAGGTTATATATCAGGTTCTCAAAGAAAAAGCAAGAAGTACAATAGCAAAAATCACACAACTATGCAACACATGTTCCTCAAGCAATATCACAATTTCAAGATATCCACTTAACCCCACAATTACATCAAGGAATGAATTAGGAAGAATTTAATTGTACTTTCTACATGCAAAAAGTCCCATAAACTGTTCACTATTGTCACTCCCTTAGAAAGCAACTTTCAAACTTAAGAAATTAGAGCAGAGCCTAAGACTACTATATTTGTAACAACATCAGAGTTGGAGAACGTAACCATCTTGTTAATCACACCACCTAATAAAGAAAGGCCACATCTGTTGTAACATTTAAATTGGTATGCACACCTTAATATCATATTTGTTTCGCTTACAGAAATTAATTGCCAACCACAAAAATATCCTGTTTGGTTTATTCTATAAAATGAATCATCACATGAAGGCCCCGATTTTTTGTAGTCGTAGCTAAAAGAGGTGTATAAAAAAAACTCAAGCTATTTAAAAGAAATAAACGCAAAAAAGAAATCCCGTGTGATCATCTCCAAACTTGTAATGAAGTTTACCATTTAGAAAGTTTTTTCAATACCACTGTCGGCTAAATTTAGTAACCGGAGAAAGAGCTCAATCATTCAGACAATATATTAAATACTTTGGAGTCAGACACTTGGACATTTCCAACTCAGTCAGGATAAAATATATCTTAAAAAATAAAAACGACTCTAAATTTGTAATAGACAAAGTCCCTTATTTAATATGAATAATCCCCTAATTTTTCAGTATAATTGTACATATATCCTCCTTTCTCAACCCTGATATTAGCATAAACAATATATGTAAACCTAACATAAATAACCATCCAAATACTAAAACACGCGGCTCCACATTTCTGGAAAGAAGGGCACACTTACCTCCCTGCGGTGAAAAATCCTACAACGTACTTAAGCGTACTAGCGCTGATCATACTTTCGAGTTTCAACTTTCAACTCCATTTGTAATCCTTAAAACTTTCAGTACAATTAGTAACAACTGTTAAACTTCTAGATAACATAATCCAGAAATAAGTAGATATGATCATTACATATAGTTCCGCAATTCACTAATTCAGCTTACTTAGTACTACAAACAATTCATTCAGCTCATTCGGAATTCGGAAATCAGCCTATATGTTCTAATTCGACAAATGACCCTTTAACCGTATGTCAACAAAAAATCCGAAACAAAATTAAGCATACATGATCCATTCAATAGATGCATAAATTCACGATATAAATTTACTTAACAACCGACGGTAATTAAAACATGTGAAAAATCAAGTAATTAACAACATATAATTAGATTGGGATCGAGGAACTACCTAATAGAGAAGCTTGGAGCAATTTATGGAATCGAATAAGCTGGTCATCTATAGAAGCTTCGCGAATCGAACGGAGATGAATTATAATAAGAGAGAAGATTGAGAGAGCCAGAAATAAGGAGCCAATGATGAACACAACTCGTAAAATATAAGGATTTTGAACATTTATAAGGCGATTCAAAGCTCGTTTAATAGGCTTTCGAATTACAGTTTTGTAAGAAAGAGCGAGTAGAATAACGGCCTCCACCAATATGAGTTTAGCTAGTTCAGCCTCTATCATTTCATGTATGTATGTATAATCTGTGTATATTTTTGCTTGTATTGTATACTTGTTTTTCTTACACAACAGAGAGAGATGGAGAATGAGAGCGCGAGACTTTCTTCATTTATCAATTAGCGGGTCGGGTTTTACATTGATTAAACTCGTTTGTCTATTTTGAAATTTGAGTTAACAAAATTTATGGAGAAATGTTATAGTTTTGAaaacattttaaaattatttttgaatgaCAAATTATTAACGTGTTATTGAATACTtagttataaataaaatatattctgtgtgtattattataaattttatgaattaaaaaataatacaTGTTACTTTGAAATTGTTTTTGGGATATTTTTTTGAGTATATAATATTGCTCAAATTCATAATCACTATCCCATTCATTTCATTTTTAcactttttaaaaggaagattttattcatttttcaatattttaattTACTTATTAATTTTAACAGAAACCACCACTTTACATCCATCTTCTTCCCTTCTCTTCGCTTTCCCTAATCCCAAATGTCAAAAAATTAGAATTAAGTTGGATAGAGAgaatattatataataataacaataattttGACAAAAtgaatataataattaaataaatgaagtaatttatttatttttgtcgGGGAAGTAATTTATATTTGAATTTAAataatatcattttgaaaacagatttttaaaaaaataaatttattagttatgtgtataataatagATGCATACATTTATAAGTTTCAGACTGGATTTGAATTgtaaaattaatctgattttgaaatttttagtTAATTGCATTTTGGAATGGATCAAAATCAAATCTGataaaaaatttatcaaaaataaattcaaattcaaatcagaGCGAGTCCCTTAGTTTGGTTCAAATTATCATCGGTGAGACTATAAATGTAGTTTAAATTAATATCGGATGGGTAATGATAAACAAAATCCCAAATTAACGTACTATCCTTTTTCAATGGATTTAATCTAATTTGAAATAAAGAGGGAAATTAATTCATTATTTCCTAAATTATAAGCCATTTTTGGTTGAGGTCCCTGAAAAAAAATTACTTTCAATACTTTAACTCTTAAAATTAATTTACCCCAAAGCCTGTTAGTTTTTGCTAAGCTGGAAATACAAATAAGAAATTTTGAAATGTTTAGGAATcgataaatttaaaattatagaTTGCAGAATTAGACAATAAAAAATTTTAGTTGAgggatttttaaataaattttccaaaataaaAAACACAACTTTTCATT is a window of Apium graveolens cultivar Ventura chromosome 11, ASM990537v1, whole genome shotgun sequence DNA encoding:
- the LOC141698645 gene encoding uncharacterized protein LOC141698645; translated protein: MIEAELAKLILVEAVILLALSYKTVIRKPIKRALNRLINVQNPYILRVVFIIGSLFLALSIFSLIIIHLRSIREASIDDQLIRFHKLLQASLLGILLFLSMLIYKFHHLMRARTSLNKISKVEEKQLEDWKHIIAVQARELESEIGKLRAGLEKLESEYLRKSSEAEAREAVVSDLKKQSEGFNLEYDRALEYNQTLRNQLQSIDQSFLEDKQESSSWTGLKDSIMRDGLSLLSPWRILEPNNDRSEECSDNNSRCYQISLSGTSVPSSPRHRPRRPIYQH